In Desulfobotulus mexicanus, a genomic segment contains:
- a CDS encoding PilZ domain-containing protein gives MEKYKKPEKDNLANVTQRLVHHILGMSYDERRDLLLRLESGDVEKQQEKRKGPRIPYLAEVDFVVEERAYRGMILDISEDGARIAACDIPPAGAEVRMAFPLPGSRTAHVRMTGLVVRDADMDFGVAFNRGLNPDLQRYDIKILGPHDLKKNFPES, from the coding sequence ATGGAAAAATATAAGAAGCCGGAAAAAGATAACCTGGCAAATGTTACACAACGGCTTGTGCATCATATTCTGGGCATGAGTTATGATGAGCGCAGGGATCTTTTGCTCAGGTTGGAGAGCGGCGATGTGGAGAAGCAGCAGGAAAAGAGGAAAGGCCCACGTATTCCCTATCTGGCAGAGGTAGACTTTGTTGTGGAAGAAAGGGCTTACAGGGGCATGATTTTGGATATATCTGAAGATGGTGCAAGGATTGCTGCATGTGATATTCCTCCTGCGGGGGCAGAAGTTCGCATGGCTTTTCCCCTGCCCGGTTCCAGGACGGCCCATGTCCGCATGACCGGCCTTGTGGTTCGGGATGCGGACATGGATTTTGGCGTCGCTTTTAACAGGGGGCTGAATCCGGATCTGCAGCGTTATGATATCAAGATTCTTGGCCCCCATGATCTGAAGAAGAATTTCCCGGAGTCTTAG